TAAGCGCTTGCAGCACCTCCCTGCGATCTTTCAGGGCCATGTCGCGCAAGTCATGGCCATTCAGATGCAGGAGGTCGAATGTGACGAAATAGAGAGCCTGAGGCCGCTGTGTGATGGCCGACCGCAGCGCATGGAAGTCGGACAGGCCTTTTTCGTTGAGCACAATCATCTCGCCTTCGATAATGAAGCTCTCTGCCTCCAGGGTCTCGGCTTCCTTGGCGATCGACTTGTACTTCGCGGTCCAATCAATGCCCGACTTTGTGAACACACGGACGCCTTCATCGTCCCTGATGATCTGCGATCTGTAGCCGTCGAATTTCACCTCATGGCTCCAACCGTCTGCCTTTGGCGGTTGCTCGACAAGCTCAGGCTCCATCGGGCGAATGAAGGACAGCCGAACCGGCTTACGCATGAGAGCCCCAACGCATCACTCAAGTTTGATTCAATAGCGCAGGGTCGTTTCAGTTCCGTTAGCTGCAGCTAATGGGAACATTCGGTGCGGAACTCTGTTCTCTCTCACCAGGAGGAACGGCTATGGCAGACGACAAGACCAAGCGCGATTTCAGGGACCGCGACCGAGTTTCGGCGAATGAGGATTACGAGGTTCGCTACTTCGCCAAACAGCATCGCATCACGCCCGAGCAGGTGCGTGAACTGATCGGCGAGCACGGCAACGACCGAAAGACGTTGGAGCGCGAGGCGAGGAAGCTTCGAGGATGACGAGGCTTTCCGAGCTGGGTCCGCCGAAAGGGGTGACGGTGCACCGCCCGCCAGGCTCCATTCGGAATTCGGACTTCTATCGCTGCGAGACGTGCGGCCAGGTCGTCGACTGCAAAGACATCAGACAGGTTATGTGGCACCAGTTCCAGGATGAGCATGAGCCGCTTGAACTGGACAGCTAATCGGTAACGCGGCGATACCGGAAATGACCGCGGATATGGTCGTTGAAAAAGCGGCCTTTGACAAAGGCCGACCGGAACGCGGCGTAAGTCTCCGGCGGCACGCCCTCAAAGTCGTAGCGCTTACCGCTGGCCACGAACCACACAGAGAGGATCCTGCTGGTTGGATCGTACTCTGTTTTCTTGATTG
This region of Mesorhizobium sp. M2A.F.Ca.ET.046.03.2.1 genomic DNA includes:
- a CDS encoding KTSC domain-containing protein; the protein is MPSTSIKKTEYDPTSRILSVWFVASGKRYDFEGVPPETYAAFRSAFVKGRFFNDHIRGHFRYRRVTD
- a CDS encoding DUF3606 domain-containing protein gives rise to the protein MADDKTKRDFRDRDRVSANEDYEVRYFAKQHRITPEQVRELIGEHGNDRKTLEREARKLRG